The Myxococcales bacterium genome includes the window AATCAGGCACACCAGCAACGCGACTAGCACGGCGATGGAAATGGGTGCGCCGGTGCCGGCCGCCTTGGCGGCGTAAATCGAATAGGGCAGCAAGGTCGCGGTGACGAGCAAGAAGATGATCGTCAGCGCGACGAGCAAGATGTCGAGCGCGATCTCGTTGGGAGTTTTTTGCCGCTTGGCGCCTTCGACCATGGAGATCATGCGATCGAGAAACGTCTCGCCGGGATTGGCGGTGATGCGAATGATGAGCCAGTCCGACAAGATTCGCGTGCCGCCGGTGACCGCGCTGCGATCACCGCCGCTCTCGCGAATCACCGGTGCGCTCTCGCCCGTGATCGCGCTCTCGTCGATCGACGCTGCGCCCTCGACGACCTCGCCATCGCCGGGCAAGACGTCGCCCGCCTCGACCAAGACAAAGTCACCCTGACGCAAGCGCGCGGACAAGACCTCCTCGACCGCCGCGTCGCGCTTGGCATCGGCCAGGCGCTTGGCCGAGACGTCCTTGCGCGATTGCCGCAAGGTATCTGCCTGCGCCTTGCCGCGGCCTTCTGCCATGGCCTCGGCAAAGTTGGCAAAGAGCACGGTAAACCATAGCCACAGCGAGATAGCCAAGATGAACCCAGGCGAGGTGGTGGCATCGGCGGTGGCGCCGCCGCCAAGCCAGGCGTAGAAAAACAGCAGCAAGGTAAAGGCGCTGCCGACCTCGACGACAAACATGACGGGGTTTTTGACCATGCGTCGCGGATGCAGCTTGGCGAACGAATCCTTGATCGCCGCGATTAAGATCGCGCGCGAGGCGGAGGCATGGGCGGGTTTGGACTGGGTCGTAGACATAGTGGTCCTTTCAGGGGCAAGGCATCGCGGGCGCGCTAGGGCGCAAGCGCTGGCGCCATGCTCCCGAGCTGCAGATGTTCAACGATAGGGCCAAGCGCGAGCGCCGGCACAAAGGTAAGCGCGCCGACCAAGATGATGACGCCGATGACGAGCGCGACAAACAGCGGCGTATGGGTAGGCAGCGTGCCGGCGCTAGTGGGAATCGATTTTTTTCTGGCGATCGAGCCGGCCATCGCCAAGATCGGAATGATCACCCAATAGCGGCCAATCGCCATGCAAACGGCAATTGCCGTCGCATAAAATGTGCCGCTCACCGTGATGCCGCCAAAGGCCGAGCCGTTATTGCCGGCGCCAGACGAAAACGCATAGAGGATTTCGCTAAACCCGTGCGCCCCCGGGTTGCCGAGCGTCGACGTACCGGCGGTGGTCGAGGCGGCCAGCGCCGTGCCGACCAAAATGGCCGCCGCGGGCAGCAAGAGCACCAAGGCCGCCATCTTCATTTCATAGGCCTCGATCTTCTTGCCGAGATACTCTGGCGTGCGGCCGATCATCAGCCCGGCGATGAAGACGGCGATGACGGCGTAGACGAGCATGCCGTAGAGGCCCGAGCCGACGCCGCCAAACACGATCTCGCCGAGTTGGATGAGCCACATTGGGATCATGCCGCCCAGCGGCGTAAAGCTATCGTGCATGGCGTTGACTGAGCCATTGGAGGCGGCGGTGGTGGCGGTGGCCCACATGGTGCTGCCGACGACGCCAAAGCGCAGCTCCTTGCCCTCCATGTTGCCTCCGGGCTGCAGCGACGAGGCGACCTGATCGACGCCGAGCTGCGACAAGACGGGATTGCCGGCTTGTTCGGCCGACGTCGCGGCGAGCATGAGCGGCAGCAAGATGATGGCCATGACCGCGAACAGCGCCCAGCCCTGCCGCTTATCCTTAATCAGGCGTCCAAACGTAAAGCACAGCGCCGCGGGGATGAGCAAGATCGAGATGAGCTGGAGAAAATTTGCAAACGGGGTCGGATTTTCAAACGGATGCGCCGAGTTGGCATTGAAAAAACCGCCGCCATTGGTGCCGAGCATCTTGATGGCGATCTGCGAGGCGGCGGGTCCGAGCGCCAAGGTTTGCTCGGTGACGGCGGCGCCGTCGCCATTGGTTGTGGCCTCAACCAGTTGCGCGGTGGCGCTGGCATCAAAGGTTTGCACCACGCCTTGCGAGACTAGAAAGAGCGCGAAGACGGCGGAGAGTGGCAGCAAGATATAGAGCGTGCTGCGGGTTAGGTCGACCCAAAAGTGGCCAACGGTCTCGGCGTTGCGCCGCGTAAAACCGCGAATGAGTGCCACCAGCACCGCCATGCCGGTGGCGGCGGAGACAAAGTTTTGCACGGTGAGCGCAACCATTTGCGTGAAGTAACTCAGCGTGGTTTCGCCGCCGTACGCCTGCCAATTGGTATTGGTCGCAAAGCTCACCGCGGTGTTGAGCGCGACCTGTGGCGTCGCGGCGGGCAAATTCGCGGGATTGAGCGGCAGGTATTGTTGCAGTCGCGCGACCAAGAACACCACCAGCATGCCGAGCGCGTTAAACAGCAGCAGCGCGGCGGCGTAACGCTTCCACGACATCTCTTGGGCGGGATCGACGCCGGCCGCGCGATAGAGCAGCCGCTCCAGCGGGCCAAGCACACGCTGAGCCGTGGTGGCTTCCCCGGCGTACACGCGCGCCATATAGGCGCCGAGCGGCAGCCCGAGCGCGATCAAGGCGATGAACAACAATAAAATCTGAACCAGCGAGAGTCCGGTCATTAGAGTTTCTCTCCAAAGAGCAGGGCGATGAGCAGGTAAATCAGCAGCAGCGCCGCGAGCACGCCTGCGATGGCGGTAATTAGCGACATGGGTTTAGACCTTTCCGCACAGCTCGAGAAGGCCGGCGCTGACGATGAAAAAAAACAAGATGGCCAAGATAAACAGAACGTCCATATTTCGATCTCCGGTAAAGAGCAGCCCCACACAAAGCACCGCGAGCATGATGAGGTTGGTCATGACACTAAAACCAAGCGGTGACGCCTACGGAAATGGTCGACTGGTCGCTGGCGTTGGCGATCGCGTTGCCTTCGGGGGTGAGCGCCACGTCACCGCTAAAGAACAGGTCGTCGTCCGCGCGGTCGTGGCGAATTTCGAGTTGCACCAGCGCATGCGTCGTAGGTTGAT containing:
- the kdpA gene encoding potassium-transporting ATPase subunit KdpA, translating into MTGLSLVQILLLFIALIALGLPLGAYMARVYAGEATTAQRVLGPLERLLYRAAGVDPAQEMSWKRYAAALLLFNALGMLVVFLVARLQQYLPLNPANLPAATPQVALNTAVSFATNTNWQAYGGETTLSYFTQMVALTVQNFVSAATGMAVLVALIRGFTRRNAETVGHFWVDLTRSTLYILLPLSAVFALFLVSQGVVQTFDASATAQLVEATTNGDGAAVTEQTLALGPAASQIAIKMLGTNGGGFFNANSAHPFENPTPFANFLQLISILLIPAALCFTFGRLIKDKRQGWALFAVMAIILLPLMLAATSAEQAGNPVLSQLGVDQVASSLQPGGNMEGKELRFGVVGSTMWATATTAASNGSVNAMHDSFTPLGGMIPMWLIQLGEIVFGGVGSGLYGMLVYAVIAVFIAGLMIGRTPEYLGKKIEAYEMKMAALVLLLPAAAILVGTALAASTTAGTSTLGNPGAHGFSEILYAFSSGAGNNGSAFGGITVSGTFYATAIAVCMAIGRYWVIIPILAMAGSIARKKSIPTSAGTLPTHTPLFVALVIGVIILVGALTFVPALALGPIVEHLQLGSMAPALAP
- a CDS encoding potassium-transporting ATPase subunit F, which codes for MSLITAIAGVLAALLLIYLLIALLFGEKL